One bacterium DNA window includes the following coding sequences:
- the purM gene encoding phosphoribosylformylglycinamidine cyclo-ligase: MTQNRWTYRKAGVDIAAGNEAVRLLAPYAAATRRPGVLGGIGGFGGLFALPRRLKRPVLVASTDGVGTKLKIAFALDRHDTVGIDLVAMSVNDVLVQGAEPLFFLDYVACGRLRPGRIAEIVKGVAEGCRQAGCALLGGETAEMPGFYAPGEYDLAGFAVGAAERGRLIDGSRIRPGDVLLGLPSSGLHSNGYSLARAVVEDRCGPRWWRRALPGDGRSLGEALLAPTRIYVRPVLGLFAKFPVHGLVHLTGGGWTENIPRVLPRGCAAAVDLGSWPVPPLFSFLEREGRIGREEMLRTFNLGVGMILVVRPGAAEDVARALRRRGEACHRVGEVVRGARRVLYRGRWPGEGAGGRP; encoded by the coding sequence ATGACGCAGAACCGCTGGACGTACCGCAAGGCCGGCGTCGACATCGCCGCGGGCAACGAGGCGGTGCGACTGCTCGCGCCGTATGCCGCCGCCACGCGCCGCCCGGGGGTCCTCGGCGGCATCGGGGGCTTCGGCGGGCTGTTCGCCCTGCCGCGGCGCCTGAAGCGCCCGGTGCTGGTCGCCTCGACCGATGGCGTCGGCACGAAGCTCAAGATCGCCTTCGCGCTCGATCGCCACGACACCGTCGGCATCGACCTCGTGGCGATGTCGGTCAATGACGTGCTCGTGCAGGGCGCGGAGCCGCTGTTCTTCCTCGACTACGTCGCCTGCGGGCGGCTGCGCCCGGGGCGGATCGCCGAGATCGTCAAGGGCGTCGCGGAGGGGTGCCGCCAGGCCGGCTGCGCGCTGCTCGGCGGCGAGACGGCGGAGATGCCCGGCTTCTACGCCCCCGGCGAGTACGACCTGGCGGGGTTTGCCGTGGGTGCCGCCGAGCGCGGGCGGCTCATCGACGGCAGCCGGATCCGCCCCGGGGACGTCCTCCTGGGTCTGCCCTCGAGCGGCCTGCACAGCAACGGCTACAGCCTCGCGCGCGCCGTGGTCGAGGACCGCTGCGGCCCCCGCTGGTGGCGGCGCGCGCTGCCCGGCGACGGCCGCAGCCTCGGCGAGGCGCTGCTGGCGCCGACGCGCATCTACGTTCGGCCGGTGCTGGGACTGTTCGCGAAGTTCCCGGTGCACGGGCTCGTGCACCTGACCGGCGGCGGCTGGACCGAGAACATCCCGCGGGTGCTGCCGCGCGGGTGCGCCGCGGCGGTCGACCTCGGCTCCTGGCCGGTGCCGCCGCTGTTCTCGTTCCTCGAGCGCGAGGGGCGGATCGGGCGCGAGGAGATGCTGCGCACCTTCAACCTCGGCGTCGGGATGATCCTGGTCGTGCGGCCGGGGGCGGCCGAGGACGTCGCGCGGGCGCTGCGCCGTCGCGGCGAGGCCTGCCACCGCGTCGGCGAGGTCGTGCGCGGCGCGCGTCGGGTGCTCTACCGCGGGCGCTGGCCCGGCGAAGGCGCGGGGGGGCGGCCGTGA
- the purN gene encoding phosphoribosylglycinamide formyltransferase: protein MSAGKLALGVLASGRGSNLQAILDAAAAGRLDVQVRAVVSDVADAYALERARAAGVPAVFVDPQGPGGKAGFEGRIVERLREHGVDTVALAGYMRVCGPVLLAAFPGRIVNIHPSLLPSFPGLHVQQAAIDHGARFSGCTVHFVDAGVDTGPIIAQAVVPVLDADTEESLAARILRQEHRVFPLALQLLAEGRLRVAGRRVLVEGRGPAPETAALLNPPPDA from the coding sequence GTGAGCGCGGGGAAGCTCGCCCTCGGCGTCCTCGCCTCGGGGCGGGGCTCGAACCTGCAGGCGATCCTCGATGCGGCGGCGGCCGGACGCCTCGACGTGCAGGTGCGCGCGGTGGTCAGCGACGTCGCCGACGCGTACGCCCTCGAGCGCGCCCGCGCCGCGGGCGTGCCCGCCGTCTTCGTCGACCCGCAGGGGCCCGGCGGCAAGGCGGGCTTCGAGGGACGGATCGTCGAGCGGCTGCGCGAGCACGGCGTCGACACCGTGGCGCTCGCCGGCTACATGCGTGTCTGCGGCCCGGTGCTGCTCGCCGCGTTCCCCGGGCGAATCGTCAACATCCACCCCTCGCTGCTGCCGTCGTTTCCCGGCCTGCACGTGCAGCAGGCGGCCATCGACCACGGCGCCCGCTTCTCGGGGTGCACCGTGCACTTCGTCGACGCCGGCGTCGACACCGGCCCGATCATCGCGCAGGCGGTGGTCCCGGTGCTCGACGCGGACACCGAGGAGAGCCTCGCGGCGCGCATCCTGCGGCAGGAGCACCGCGTCTTCCCGCTCGCGCTGCAGCTGCTGGCCGAGGGGCGCCTGCGCGTCGCCGGCCGGCGGGTGCTCGTCGAGGGGCGGGGGCCGGCGCCGGAGACGGCAGCGCTGCTGAATCCCCCGCCGGACGCGTGA